The DNA region AATTTAGGACCTCTAAGTCCAATAAATTGTTGTGTTTTGTGGGTCAATTTTCCTGCTTTAGCATCACAATCAAGCTCTTTAAAAATCTCTTCTAAATGATTTTGTGTCAAATCTCTACCCCCAAGTCCGTAAATATAATTGCTTACAATTGGCTTTTTATCCATTGCATAAAGTGCTGCTACACCTTCATTAAAAAGCATTCCCATAGCACCAGCAGGCAAACTTCTATCTAAAAATGCAACAGCCTTGCAGTTTTGAAGAGCCTTGCTGAGTTGTTCATAGGGGAATGGTCGTAAAACACGAATACTAACAACACCTGCTTTGATGCCTTGTTCTCTTGCTTTTTGTGCAGCGATTCTTGCTGATTCCACGGTGGTTCCAAGAGCAACAATGATAACTTCTGCATCATCGGTTTGGTATTGTTCTACGACATTGTATTTCCTGCCTGTTAAAGCTTCAAATTCCTTGAAAGTTTTCTCGATAATAGGCATAGAATTCATAATGGCATTATGAAGTTGAGCTTTGTGTTCAAAATGCCAATCTTCTTCTGTTTGCGACCCATAAGTTGCGGGTTTGCTAAAGTCTAGCATCGCATTTTTTGGTTTATAATCCCCAATAAAACGATAAGCTTCCTCATCTTTAAGTGGGCGCACACTTTGAGCAGTGTGAGAGCAGATAAAACCATCTTGATGCACCATTACAGGTAGTCTCACTTCATAATCTTCAGCAATTTTAAAAGCCATAAGGTTGAAGTCATAAGCTTCTTGTGGATTGTAAGTGCAGAGATTAACCCAACCTGCATCACGCCCTAGATACATATCAGAGTGATCACCATTAACATTCAATGGGCTTGCTAGGGCTCGATTGACAACATTTAAGACAATGGGCAATCGCATACCAGCGGCTTGATAAAGTACTTCAACCATTAGCGCAAAACCTTGAGAGCTTGTTGCAGTTGCTACTCTGCCTCCTGCAGCTGCAGCACCAACACAGCCACTCATTGCAGCATGTTCTGATTCGACCATTACAAATTCGCCATCAATATAACCATTTGCAAGGAAACTTGCATAATTTTGAACAATAGGGGTTGATGGAGTGATAGGATAAGCAGAAACTACATCAATTTGTGCTTGGCGCATTGCGTGGCTTGCAGCCATATTCCCATCCCATACTTCAATTGTTTGTAATTCATAAACTGCTGCCATAATTAATCCTTTTTCTTTTCTTCTTTTGCAGGCCATTTTGCCAATGCCGCTTCGTTAGTTTCATAGTCGTTAAACATTAAAAGCGATTTTGGATTGGTGGGGCAGACATCAACGCACACGCCACAGCCTTTGCAATGGACATAATCCACTCCTGTCATTTTTTCATCACGAACTAAAATGGAAGAATCGGGGCAATAAACCCAACAAAAATAGCAGTTGATACAATGTTCGTTATTATAAACGGGCTTTTCAACTCTCCAATGAGCCACACTTGCCTTATAAGAGCTATCGGGGCGATAATCTCTTTTGTCTGCGTGTTCTTGGACGATTTCATCACCTTTTGTTTCAAAAGGGAATAACACAGAGCCAATTTCAAATTCATTCCAGCCTTTATATTCCATAGTTTCCTCCTATTTCACTTCGTTGTAGGCTTTTTTGATGACTTCCATATTTGCATCAATAATTTTTTGAGGAAGTTTTTTGCCTAAGACTTTTTTAAATGATTCTAAGAAAAATTCTAACTCTAAAGTTTTAGAGACTTTGAGAAATGCCCCAAGCATTGGCGCATTTGGAATAGATTTACCAAATGCTTCTAGGGATAATCCAATACAATCTAGCGTATAGATTTCTTTTCCATTTAACTCAGGTTTGGTTTTAAGAAATTCTTCTTTGCTTAAATGAGTTGTGATGATATATTTAGTATTTGCTTTTTCATTGGCGCAAATATCAGTGATATAAACTAATCCTGGGTCAATCACTAAAACATAATCGGGATTCATAAATTTTTCGTGATTCAAGATAGGTTGATCATCGATGCGGTTGTATGCAGTCATTGCTGCACCTCTTTTTGCAGATCCATAAAAGGCAAATGCTTGAACTTCTTTTCCTGTTCCTGCAACTACATCGGCTAAACCTTTAGCGCCCGTTACCGCACCTTGCCCTGCACGACTATGCCATCTAATCTCTAGCATGCTATCTCCTAAAATTTTATTACACCTTAAATTATAAGGGAAGCGCACTTAAAATGACTTTTAAAATTTTGGCTTAGTAAAAGAAAGATTATCTTTTTGGAAAATGATATTGAATCTTGGGCGGAGAAATTGAGTGAAAAATTTAAAAATTTCATTCCCAAACATCCTTAAATACTTTGTATAATGGAAATTGCCTCCAAAGAATCACGAGCAATCTTATCTGTATATTTTTGTAACACGCTTAAGGAAGCATAGCCACTTAATACCCCAAAAGATTGAATATTTGCTTCTTTGGCTGCTAGGATATCTAAAGGCGTGTCTCCAATCATATAAATATGAGAATTTGAAATCCCTTTTGGTAGAGCTTCTAGCGCCTTTAAAATAGGTTCTTTATTGGGTTTTGGTTTGGTTACATTTTCTCTTCCAATGATGCAGTGGAAATATTGTAACACATTGAAGTGTTGAAGTAAGTCTTTGGAATACAATCCAGTCTTGGTGGTTACAATTCCCAAATAAGCAAATTCATAAGCCTTTAGAATTGATTCTTTTGCATTTTCTAATAGAATCGTTTTTTTATTGCAGATTTGTCTGTAATGCTCTTTGTAAGCTGTGATATATTGTGGGCATTCTTTTTCTTCTATTCCAAGGGCAATGAAAATGTCTTCTAAGGTGTAGCCAATGAGTTTTTTGATGCTTTCTATATTGGGAGTATCTTTGTTAAAAGCTTTAAAAGCGGTGCAAAAGGATTCGTAAATGGCTTGAGTAGAATCAATAAGTGTCCCATCTAAATCAAACAAAACAATTTTATTTTTCATTATTTTAAGCCTTTGTTATTTTGCTGTAAAGTGGATAAATGGAATTTTATCTGTAATTACTTTAAGATACAAAAAGCTAAGATTCTAATTTTAATTTAATATTTTTGGAGTTTAATGCCTCATCGTTATGACAGAATCATCACTAAGCTTACAAGGCGTCCTTTAAGTCAAAATGAATTTTTACTCCTACTTGATGAGGTTGGTGGGCTTTTTAGTGAGAGAGAAAGTGAGTTAGAAATTATTAAAGGTTCTGGGATACCTTTGGTTTTTGCGCATGATAAAGTCTATCTTAAAACAACTTTAACTCCTATTTGCGAAGAAAGATTTTGCATTGTG from Helicobacter colisuis includes:
- a CDS encoding 2-oxoacid:ferredoxin oxidoreductase subunit alpha — translated: MAAVYELQTIEVWDGNMAASHAMRQAQIDVVSAYPITPSTPIVQNYASFLANGYIDGEFVMVESEHAAMSGCVGAAAAGGRVATATSSQGFALMVEVLYQAAGMRLPIVLNVVNRALASPLNVNGDHSDMYLGRDAGWVNLCTYNPQEAYDFNLMAFKIAEDYEVRLPVMVHQDGFICSHTAQSVRPLKDEEAYRFIGDYKPKNAMLDFSKPATYGSQTEEDWHFEHKAQLHNAIMNSMPIIEKTFKEFEALTGRKYNVVEQYQTDDAEVIIVALGTTVESARIAAQKAREQGIKAGVVSIRVLRPFPYEQLSKALQNCKAVAFLDRSLPAGAMGMLFNEGVAALYAMDKKPIVSNYIYGLGGRDLTQNHLEEIFKELDCDAKAGKLTHKTQQFIGLRGPKLGYN
- a CDS encoding 4Fe-4S dicluster-binding protein, which encodes MEYKGWNEFEIGSVLFPFETKGDEIVQEHADKRDYRPDSSYKASVAHWRVEKPVYNNEHCINCYFCWVYCPDSSILVRDEKMTGVDYVHCKGCGVCVDVCPTNPKSLLMFNDYETNEAALAKWPAKEEKKKD
- a CDS encoding pyruvate flavodoxin oxidoreductase subunit gamma, producing MLEIRWHSRAGQGAVTGAKGLADVVAGTGKEVQAFAFYGSAKRGAAMTAYNRIDDQPILNHEKFMNPDYVLVIDPGLVYITDICANEKANTKYIITTHLSKEEFLKTKPELNGKEIYTLDCIGLSLEAFGKSIPNAPMLGAFLKVSKTLELEFFLESFKKVLGKKLPQKIIDANMEVIKKAYNEVK
- a CDS encoding HAD family hydrolase, with the protein product MKNKIVLFDLDGTLIDSTQAIYESFCTAFKAFNKDTPNIESIKKLIGYTLEDIFIALGIEEKECPQYITAYKEHYRQICNKKTILLENAKESILKAYEFAYLGIVTTKTGLYSKDLLQHFNVLQYFHCIIGRENVTKPKPNKEPILKALEALPKGISNSHIYMIGDTPLDILAAKEANIQSFGVLSGYASLSVLQKYTDKIARDSLEAISIIQSI